In Pseudobacter ginsenosidimutans, the following are encoded in one genomic region:
- a CDS encoding AraC family transcriptional regulator gives MRKGNFLFNVFRHSLDSYNGCVLITKPGFERTVTHAHSVPDQCTILEFHKDFFSIIKKHYKHCRFFHDADWHSTLIRTNASTELLHYMAWQLVNTRKGSKLQIDNLVLEIMDKVLGEITDYHPDPAINSKMKKNHLQTIERAKEYITNNFTTDISLMELASFCYVSPFHFSRIFRTFTKVPPHQYLADTRLQHAALMLRTTNSPVADIAFSSGFNSIEYFNSAFKKKYDSAPGSFRNQEFRFPVISKIS, from the coding sequence GTGAGAAAGGGAAATTTCTTGTTCAATGTATTCAGGCATTCACTTGATTCTTACAACGGCTGTGTGCTGATCACGAAGCCTGGATTTGAAAGAACTGTCACACATGCCCACTCCGTGCCTGACCAGTGCACGATCCTCGAGTTCCACAAGGATTTTTTTTCTATTATTAAAAAGCATTATAAGCATTGTCGCTTTTTTCATGATGCGGACTGGCATTCCACGTTGATCAGGACCAATGCTTCAACAGAGCTATTGCATTATATGGCCTGGCAGCTGGTCAATACGCGAAAAGGCAGTAAGCTGCAGATCGATAACCTGGTATTGGAGATAATGGACAAAGTGCTGGGAGAAATTACGGATTATCATCCCGATCCGGCCATCAACAGTAAGATGAAAAAGAACCACCTGCAGACTATCGAGCGGGCAAAAGAATACATCACCAATAATTTTACTACAGACATATCATTGATGGAGCTGGCTTCATTTTGCTACGTAAGCCCATTCCATTTTAGCCGGATCTTCCGCACATTCACCAAAGTACCGCCTCATCAATACCTGGCAGATACCAGGCTTCAACACGCAGCGCTGATGCTTCGAACCACCAACTCACCCGTGGCAGATATTGCTTTTAGTTCAGGGTTCAACAGTATCGAGTACTTCAATAGCGCTTTTAAGAAAAAATATGATAGCGCTCCAGGCTCTTTTCGAAATCAGGAATTCAGGTTCCCGGTAATTAGCAAGATATCTTAA